DNA sequence from the Thermococcus gammatolerans EJ3 genome:
CGCTTCCCTCACGTAGTCAATTATCGCTTCCTGGCTCCACTTCACCTTCGGTGCGGCAGTTGGATAGGCGCACATGTAGCAGGCCTTCCCTATTCTGAAGCGATAGCAACCTATCGTGGGCAGGATTATGAAGAGCGCCGTTCCCGGCTTTCCGGCGACGTTGTCCTCGCTCGTCCAGTAGGTCATGCTCTCACCGGAGGGGCGTTGGGACAGGGGTTTTTAAAGGTGCTCCATATTCAACGTTTTCTTGAGGCTTTCCTTCGCGATTTCCAGCAGGTCTCTGGGCGTCAGAACCTCTATTCCTTCGGGTTCGCGCTCGAGAACGTCTTCGCTTGGGACAATGAGCACTCTGCGGCAGTCGAAGCGCGATAACTTCTCCTCAATCTTCCTCACTTCCTCCCTCTTTACCCTATCCTTCCACTTGACCTCTCCGACGAGTTCGAGCCTTTTGAACCCCTGTAAAGCTATGTCAAGCTCAAGCTGGGGAAGCTCGACACTCACCCTTCTCAAACCATAGGCCTTGGCGAGTAAATCAGCGATGAAGTCCTCAACATGCCTCGGAAGCTTGTAATCGACGGCCCTTCTTATGAACTCCACGGACGTTTCAAGCTCTGTGTAGGCGTACTTGGCCTCAAGATAGAAGTGTAGGTCGAGGAGGGGCGAGGCGTGCCGGTAAACGAACTTTTTGCGCCTCTTGCCCTGAACCAGGAACTTGCGCAGGATTCCCATCTTCGTGAGGATCGTGAGGTACTTCTGGAGCGTCCCGGGGTTGTCCTTCTTCAGCAGGCCGCGGGAGAAGAGTGCAGAGGAAAGTTCGGTGCTCGTCCCCTTTCCGTTGGCGACTTCCATCATTATCCCGAGGTAAACCCTCGTCAGTTCGTGACCCTCTTCGCTGAAGGTCTCGCCAACGAGCTCGCTCACGAATGAACCCGAGGACGAAAAGAAGCCGGTTAAAAAGTCCCTCAGCGGGGGTTTGTAAGCCGGCACGAGCATGGGCTCCCTCAGGTAGGTTGAGGCCTCTATCAGCTCCTTCCTCTTCACTTCCTTTGACAGCTCCACCAGAATTTCGCGCTCGTCTATGAGTCCGATTTTCACGAGGAAAGCTATCCCAAGGAGCGGGCTTTCCCTCATCGAGAGAAGCCTTTGAGCGAGCCACATGGTTGAGGTTACGAGTATCACCTGGCTGTCCTGTTCAGTTGAGTATGTGTGCAGGAGGTCGAGGAAGCCCTCGGGAAGGCGGTGGAACTCGTCGATGACGATTCGTCTCTTCTCCTTAACCAGCCTTGGAAAGAGCCTCATGAACTCTTGGTAGGTCATTTTATCGTTGCTCAGCCTGTCGTGGACTGTGCTGTCTTTGTTCACGAAGAAGAACTCGTCGTAGTCGAGGAAGTGCTCGACGAGGAAGGTCTTGCCCGTCTTTCTCCTTCCGTAGAGCATCTTCCAGTCGGGGTATTTCAGGAAGGCACGTTCAATTTTTCGGGGAATTATTCTCATGAGAATAATTCCCGCTGGAATAATTATAAAAGTTTCGGGGTTCTCTCATACCTCTTATGTGCTCATTTTCCTGATGTCCCACCTTTGGAAGCCATAGACAGACACTCGGACAGGATAACCCAGCTGGCCGACGAACTCGCGGAACTCGGGAGGAAGAGAGGCCACGGAAGAGGCAATAAAAAGCGGGAAAGTCTACGATGATATATTTGCCCGCCTCGACAGACTGGAGGAGAAAGTCGACGAGCTCACGAGGAAGGTGGACGAGCTGGTGGAGCTCCTCAGGCTCCTCTCAAAGGAGAGGTAAGCCACTCTCTTCAAATTTAAGCCATTGCCAGAAACTATTCACCCCCGCAGAGCTATCAACGGAGGGATGGATGTGTGAAAGTCATCATTGGAAAGTTCGACGTCCAGGGGCGGCTTCTCCTGCCGAACGAGCTGAGGGATAAGCTCGGCGATGAGGTGATAATAGTCGACCTCGAGGACAGGGTTGAGCTCCTTCCAAGGAAAAGGGTGAACCTGAAGAGGTTCTTCGACACCGTTGAGATTGAGGAACTGAAGGTGTGGGGAGAGCTCAAAAAGGAGCTATGACTCGGGTGAAGGTTTAAATTCCCTTGCGTCGAGAACTTGTTGGTGGGAAAATGGAGGAAGTTGATAAGGTGATATCCCGTCACAAAAATGAAGACCCCCTGTGGCTTGAGATTCAGCTGGCCATTATGCTCGGAAAGATTGACCCAAAAGAGGCTCTGAGAAGAGCCAAGGGTGCCATGAA
Encoded proteins:
- a CDS encoding AAA family ATPase, which produces MRIIPRKIERAFLKYPDWKMLYGRRKTGKTFLVEHFLDYDEFFFVNKDSTVHDRLSNDKMTYQEFMRLFPRLVKEKRRIVIDEFHRLPEGFLDLLHTYSTEQDSQVILVTSTMWLAQRLLSMRESPLLGIAFLVKIGLIDEREILVELSKEVKRKELIEASTYLREPMLVPAYKPPLRDFLTGFFSSSGSFVSELVGETFSEEGHELTRVYLGIMMEVANGKGTSTELSSALFSRGLLKKDNPGTLQKYLTILTKMGILRKFLVQGKRRKKFVYRHASPLLDLHFYLEAKYAYTELETSVEFIRRAVDYKLPRHVEDFIADLLAKAYGLRRVSVELPQLELDIALQGFKRLELVGEVKWKDRVKREEVRKIEEKLSRFDCRRVLIVPSEDVLEREPEGIEVLTPRDLLEIAKESLKKTLNMEHL
- a CDS encoding division/cell wall cluster transcriptional repressor MraZ, which encodes MKVIIGKFDVQGRLLLPNELRDKLGDEVIIVDLEDRVELLPRKRVNLKRFFDTVEIEELKVWGELKKEL